A window of the Thalassospira indica genome harbors these coding sequences:
- a CDS encoding HlyD family secretion protein translates to MSVKKIILPLIAAAIIGGGGYYGFYWMTEGQYHESTDNAYLQADEVAVSPKVSGYVGDLRVAENQPVRKGDLLLTIKDEDFRLELAKAEAALEARRSAVGTMEQQITLQEAAINQAAASVDIARVELERTSDDFKRYDDLVKKGAASRQKFDYAKADRQTAQAEVAAANATLAVEKGRLGVLRAQKIETERAVKQAEAARDLAQQALDDTRIFAPFDGVVGNRSVQTGALVQPGEQLLVLVPLPGTYIVANFKETQISHMAPGQKVAVEVDAFPDAEIVGHIASFAPATGAQFSLLPPENATGNFTKITQRVPVRIELDDSKWAKALRPGLSVVVNVDTRNASGEEEIAGVGLAQGIVPTAELSELN, encoded by the coding sequence ATGAGTGTGAAAAAGATCATTCTGCCCCTGATCGCAGCGGCGATTATCGGTGGCGGTGGATATTACGGGTTCTATTGGATGACCGAAGGTCAGTACCATGAAAGTACCGACAATGCGTATCTTCAGGCCGATGAGGTCGCGGTGTCGCCGAAGGTGTCAGGCTATGTCGGGGATTTGCGGGTGGCCGAAAACCAGCCGGTGCGCAAGGGCGACTTGCTTCTGACCATCAAGGATGAAGATTTCCGCCTTGAACTGGCCAAGGCCGAAGCGGCTCTTGAGGCACGCCGGTCAGCCGTCGGCACCATGGAACAACAGATTACCCTTCAGGAAGCCGCAATCAATCAGGCCGCGGCCAGTGTTGATATCGCGCGGGTCGAACTGGAACGCACCAGCGATGATTTCAAGCGTTATGACGATCTAGTCAAAAAGGGTGCGGCCAGCCGCCAGAAATTCGATTACGCCAAGGCCGATCGCCAAACCGCGCAGGCGGAGGTGGCGGCGGCCAACGCAACATTGGCGGTGGAAAAAGGCCGTCTTGGTGTTTTGCGCGCCCAGAAGATCGAGACGGAGCGGGCTGTGAAACAGGCCGAAGCCGCACGTGATCTGGCGCAACAGGCACTTGATGATACCAGGATTTTTGCGCCGTTTGATGGCGTGGTTGGCAATCGGTCGGTTCAGACTGGCGCATTGGTCCAGCCGGGTGAACAGCTTCTGGTGCTGGTGCCTTTGCCCGGCACCTATATCGTGGCTAATTTCAAGGAAACCCAGATCAGCCACATGGCGCCGGGGCAGAAAGTCGCGGTCGAGGTGGATGCCTTCCCGGATGCCGAGATTGTTGGCCATATTGCAAGTTTTGCCCCGGCAACCGGTGCGCAATTCAGTCTGCTGCCGCCGGAAAATGCCACCGGAAACTTCACCAAAATCACCCAGCGCGTCCCGGTTCGTATCGAACTGGATGACAGCAAATGGGCCAAGGCATTGCGACCGGGGCTTTCGGTGGTTGTCAATGTGGATACCCGCAATGCCAGTGGCGAAGAAGAAATCGCCGGTGTTGGTCTTGCGCAAGGGATCGTCCCGACGGCGGAACTTTCGGAGCTTAACTGA
- a CDS encoding TetR/AcrR family transcriptional regulator, whose product MQDTKKIDPRTVKRREAIIATARELFCEHGLAGTTLEMITAEAGGSRRTIYELFGNKDGVFEAVIRDCTGRITSVMSDLEMSDLPLRAALIHYGETLMTLLTMPDTIRYMRLFLAEVPRFPKLGKVFYESGLMTGRRYIASYFERQMAEGNFPKGNPWQAAVFFSSLIKADYDIRQMSYIDWEPQEKDLRSHVIAAVDMFLRGHGLDPEKMT is encoded by the coding sequence GTGCAAGACACCAAGAAGATTGATCCCAGAACCGTAAAACGCCGCGAAGCCATCATCGCAACGGCGCGGGAATTGTTTTGCGAACATGGGCTTGCCGGTACGACGCTCGAAATGATCACGGCCGAGGCCGGGGGATCACGCCGAACGATCTATGAGCTGTTTGGGAATAAGGACGGTGTATTCGAAGCCGTCATTCGCGATTGCACCGGGCGAATCACATCGGTCATGAGCGACCTCGAAATGTCGGACTTGCCGCTCCGCGCGGCCCTAATCCATTACGGCGAAACGCTGATGACGCTTCTGACCATGCCCGACACCATCCGTTATATGCGCCTGTTTCTGGCCGAGGTGCCCCGCTTCCCGAAACTGGGCAAGGTCTTTTATGAAAGCGGACTGATGACGGGGCGTCGATACATTGCGTCTTATTTCGAACGCCAGATGGCAGAGGGCAACTTCCCCAAGGGCAATCCCTGGCAAGCTGCGGTGTTCTTTTCCAGCCTGATCAAGGCGGATTACGATATCCGGCAAATGTCCTATATCGATTGGGAGCCGCAGGAAAAAGATCTGCGTAGCCATGTGATTGCGGCGGTTGATATGTTTCTGCGTGGCCACGGGCTAGATCCGGAAAAAATGACGTAA
- a CDS encoding RidA family protein: protein MYDVEERLNLSGYHLPELPKANGDYVTAIVVNELLHTSGQLSRSKNGVLYGPIDDGENISQAVKAAEVCALRCLAVAKGHLGALNRISQVVSVRGFVAATRDFKDHSKVLDGASSVFRTVWPGSAGQHIRTAVGVSSLPSGGLVEIEAVFQIIA, encoded by the coding sequence ATGTATGATGTTGAAGAGAGGTTGAACCTGTCAGGTTATCATTTGCCAGAACTGCCCAAAGCCAATGGAGACTATGTAACCGCAATAGTTGTCAATGAGTTGCTTCATACGTCAGGCCAGCTATCGCGATCAAAAAATGGAGTTCTATACGGACCAATTGATGATGGAGAGAACATCAGTCAGGCCGTTAAAGCGGCAGAGGTCTGTGCGTTAAGATGCTTGGCAGTGGCTAAAGGGCATCTGGGAGCTTTAAACCGGATTAGTCAAGTTGTGTCAGTGCGAGGATTTGTCGCTGCAACAAGGGACTTCAAAGACCATTCTAAGGTCCTTGACGGTGCTTCAAGCGTTTTCCGAACAGTGTGGCCAGGGTCCGCTGGACAACATATCCGGACTGCGGTTGGTGTTAGTAGTTTGCCTTCTGGTGGGTTAGTCGAAATTGAAGCGGTATTTCAAATTATTGCTTAG
- a CDS encoding PhzF family phenazine biosynthesis protein, protein MTDIKIIRVFPATEYGGNPAPIVIAADELDNEQMRKIAEVTGHESGFVQKPSEVSPADWQMRYFVPNHEMEMCGHATIGALWALRDAGLIAGENQLIETKSGLVRAIVPKSGAIAISQPLGVVRKLSRKAGEDIASVLNLPHDYFHNAVCMNAKTSRTKTLIPIKSVEELHQLKPNFEHIRSVCNQMESTGLYPFAVGKERGHFHARQFPSNSGYPEDAATGIAASALAFGLLDLNYVEDTEGVVIHQGEAMNFPSRIDISFEQQDGKVVSCWLKGECIVERSMSRVAGHV, encoded by the coding sequence ATGACAGACATAAAAATCATTCGCGTTTTCCCTGCTACCGAATACGGGGGAAATCCCGCGCCGATTGTTATCGCTGCTGATGAACTTGATAATGAGCAGATGCGCAAGATTGCCGAAGTTACCGGTCATGAAAGCGGTTTTGTTCAGAAGCCAAGCGAAGTTTCACCTGCAGATTGGCAAATGCGGTACTTCGTCCCAAATCATGAAATGGAAATGTGTGGCCATGCAACCATCGGAGCGCTCTGGGCTTTGCGTGATGCAGGTTTGATTGCTGGCGAAAATCAGCTGATCGAAACAAAAAGTGGTCTGGTGCGAGCAATTGTCCCAAAAAGTGGAGCTATTGCAATTTCTCAGCCCCTTGGGGTTGTTAGAAAGCTATCTCGCAAAGCTGGGGAGGATATTGCATCCGTCTTAAACCTGCCCCACGACTACTTTCACAACGCTGTATGCATGAATGCGAAAACAAGTAGGACCAAGACGCTGATCCCGATTAAATCGGTTGAAGAACTCCATCAATTGAAACCAAACTTCGAGCATATTCGGTCAGTTTGTAACCAAATGGAGAGTACCGGACTATATCCGTTCGCTGTGGGCAAGGAGCGTGGTCATTTTCATGCGCGCCAGTTCCCGTCGAATTCCGGCTATCCGGAAGATGCGGCTACAGGAATTGCAGCGTCGGCACTTGCGTTCGGTCTGCTGGACTTGAACTACGTTGAAGATACTGAAGGTGTCGTAATCCATCAGGGCGAGGCAATGAACTTTCCTTCGCGTATCGACATTAGCTTTGAGCAACAAGATGGCAAGGTGGTGTCATGTTGGTTGAAAGGTGAATGTATTGTCGAGCGCAGTATGTCGAGGGTGGCTGGTCATGTATGA
- a CDS encoding TRAP transporter permease has translation MRTVLFSALAWRVLAAIAIALHITFIVFIPISDTILNAWHLSFVLCLGFGAFSLLKDATLLKRLRDTVLALTGLCAGVYFILNEDQVFERFELTLMDQLVAFGAVLLVLELTRRVVGWVIPAIAVFLMAYVMYLGKYADGVFFFGGISEYRMAYRLFWQDGALLGSTTTISATIIFMFVFMSCLMRAAGATQFIINGTASLLRKIPGGSAHVAVLSSALMGTVSGSAVANVAGTGALTIPMMKRAGLKPEIAGGVEAAASTGSQLVPPIMGAGIFIMSDWVGVPYTELVLLGIIPAILYFMSISFTVHLQLLKSGKLNICEDDEVPEVRLRDGVAFIVPIAVLIILLSIGYSPVYSAAIAAAGVVVCSFLGPQPLTVSKWIPIVEDTMKTVLPTAIVLICSGLIVVSVETSGLVVALAQSLAAFGNENALIILGLIALISMFLGMGLPVTASYIVVAAFGAQALVSLGVEPVAAHMAIFWLSQDSLLTPPVCLAAFAAAGIAGGNPVKTGVNAMMLGKGLYIMPVLFVFHGLLFTNNVSDVVHATGTGVFALALLAVASTGQAFAKLNAYERLITASASILILFPSWSLQVAGAAIGGAILLYSFVKRNEKCSEDAMSVAGDKK, from the coding sequence GTGCGGACAGTTCTGTTTTCCGCGCTCGCTTGGCGTGTGTTGGCCGCGATTGCGATTGCCTTGCATATCACATTTATCGTGTTCATTCCGATATCTGACACAATTCTGAATGCATGGCATCTTTCCTTTGTTCTGTGTCTTGGCTTTGGTGCCTTTAGCTTGCTGAAGGATGCTACCCTGTTAAAAAGACTTCGAGACACAGTTTTGGCACTTACAGGTCTCTGCGCCGGTGTCTATTTCATCTTGAACGAGGACCAGGTTTTTGAGCGCTTCGAGTTGACACTTATGGACCAATTGGTCGCATTTGGAGCGGTATTATTGGTCCTTGAACTGACCCGACGCGTGGTTGGGTGGGTGATACCGGCCATTGCTGTTTTCCTGATGGCTTACGTTATGTATCTGGGAAAATACGCTGATGGTGTGTTTTTCTTTGGAGGTATCAGCGAATATCGGATGGCCTATCGGCTATTTTGGCAAGATGGCGCTCTGTTAGGATCCACAACGACGATTTCAGCGACAATCATCTTCATGTTTGTTTTCATGAGCTGTCTGATGCGTGCGGCAGGTGCTACGCAGTTCATCATCAATGGCACTGCCAGTCTGTTGCGAAAAATTCCGGGTGGGTCAGCCCATGTCGCTGTGTTGTCCAGCGCCCTCATGGGGACCGTCAGTGGCAGTGCTGTGGCGAACGTTGCAGGTACGGGGGCGTTGACAATCCCGATGATGAAACGAGCAGGTTTGAAGCCTGAAATAGCGGGTGGCGTCGAAGCTGCGGCTTCGACCGGGTCTCAACTTGTGCCACCGATCATGGGCGCCGGAATCTTTATAATGTCGGACTGGGTTGGAGTTCCGTATACCGAACTCGTTCTGCTAGGGATCATCCCCGCCATTCTGTACTTTATGTCGATTTCCTTCACAGTTCATTTGCAACTGTTGAAATCAGGGAAGCTAAACATCTGTGAGGATGACGAGGTTCCTGAAGTAAGGCTTCGCGATGGTGTTGCTTTCATTGTTCCTATCGCTGTCCTGATTATCTTGCTCTCAATTGGATATTCACCTGTTTATTCAGCTGCGATTGCTGCTGCAGGTGTTGTGGTATGCAGCTTTCTTGGCCCGCAACCTCTGACGGTTTCAAAATGGATTCCGATAGTCGAAGACACGATGAAAACAGTGCTTCCAACAGCAATTGTTTTGATCTGTTCTGGTCTCATTGTCGTCTCCGTTGAAACATCTGGTCTAGTTGTAGCTCTTGCGCAATCTCTTGCTGCTTTCGGTAACGAGAACGCTTTGATCATTCTAGGGCTTATTGCACTGATCTCAATGTTTCTCGGAATGGGGCTGCCTGTTACGGCATCCTACATTGTCGTCGCTGCATTTGGGGCGCAAGCACTAGTGTCGCTGGGTGTTGAGCCGGTTGCTGCTCACATGGCCATTTTCTGGCTAAGCCAGGACTCTCTTTTAACACCACCCGTTTGTCTCGCAGCTTTTGCTGCAGCTGGTATCGCGGGAGGAAATCCGGTTAAAACAGGAGTTAATGCGATGATGTTAGGCAAAGGGCTTTACATCATGCCGGTCCTGTTTGTGTTTCACGGGTTACTTTTTACAAACAATGTTTCCGATGTTGTACATGCAACTGGAACAGGTGTTTTTGCGCTTGCTCTTCTTGCTGTTGCGTCAACTGGACAGGCGTTTGCTAAGTTGAACGCGTATGAACGCCTCATAACTGCTTCCGCTTCAATCCTTATTCTTTTCCCTAGTTGGTCTCTGCAAGTCGCCGGAGCTGCTATTGGTGGGGCTATCTTGTTGTATTCATTTGTAAAAAGAAACGAGAAGTGCAGTGAAGATGCGATGAGTGTTGCTGGAGATAAAAAATGA
- a CDS encoding TAXI family TRAP transporter solute-binding subunit, translated as MRRIKRIVFAAAGIFLFAEGAAAAENIVLATASTGGSYYPVGVALSTAVTNDLAEFYDIRMSPITWGGSAENVDLIRLGEAQMAIMMGLYGRDGYTASGTRAGRPAVTNLRSIAALWQNVEQFVVRKDKIKSGTLADLGDLGTQFSIGPRNSGTEGTSRLVLGAVGIEPEKAFSVTNMKYDAAAEALQNGRIDGMSASAGVPTPSVAQAFVTSGDEIALLNVSDEQLEAISKGSGGLFTRAEIKAGTYENQGETVQTIRQPNFLAVSAGLSEETVYLITKAMFENLHKLQQANQAARAISMDDALQGLPVPLHPGAIRYYKDVGIDVPTHLLP; from the coding sequence ATGAGAAGAATTAAACGTATTGTGTTTGCCGCTGCGGGCATTTTTTTGTTCGCAGAAGGTGCCGCGGCGGCAGAGAACATTGTTCTCGCCACGGCTTCAACCGGTGGCTCTTACTATCCGGTAGGCGTTGCCCTCTCAACGGCTGTTACTAACGACCTCGCGGAGTTCTACGACATTCGTATGTCGCCGATAACTTGGGGGGGCTCTGCAGAAAATGTTGACCTGATACGCTTGGGTGAAGCCCAGATGGCGATCATGATGGGTTTGTACGGCAGGGACGGATACACCGCATCAGGTACACGCGCAGGGCGTCCTGCGGTAACAAATCTGCGGTCAATTGCCGCTTTGTGGCAAAATGTCGAACAGTTCGTTGTGCGGAAAGATAAAATTAAATCTGGCACACTTGCAGATCTCGGTGATCTTGGCACTCAGTTCTCTATCGGACCGCGTAATTCTGGAACAGAAGGGACCTCTCGTTTGGTTCTTGGTGCTGTTGGCATTGAGCCGGAAAAAGCATTCTCAGTGACCAACATGAAATATGATGCGGCAGCAGAGGCGCTGCAAAACGGGCGAATTGACGGCATGAGTGCTTCTGCCGGTGTGCCAACCCCTTCTGTCGCGCAGGCCTTTGTTACTTCGGGCGACGAGATTGCTCTTCTAAATGTCAGCGATGAGCAGCTTGAGGCAATAAGCAAGGGCTCAGGCGGGCTCTTTACGCGCGCAGAAATCAAAGCAGGAACATACGAGAATCAGGGTGAGACGGTACAGACCATTCGCCAGCCAAACTTCCTTGCAGTATCTGCCGGTCTGTCTGAAGAAACTGTCTATCTGATTACCAAGGCAATGTTTGAAAATCTTCACAAACTTCAACAGGCCAATCAGGCGGCCCGCGCGATCAGTATGGATGACGCACTACAGGGTTTACCTGTCCCACTGCATCCTGGTGCCATTCGTTACTACAAAGATGTCGGGATAGATGTCCCCACCCATCTGCTGCCCTGA
- a CDS encoding helix-turn-helix domain-containing protein gives MVDLSNTDTVKFVHSHERFYSTAEHSHADHAMILIPRSGTMKVIDQFSQQHRSLERRCAYYVASGVPHQTKAIRSDQKHFAFYLNKEWELFLSGHFGLGAGAGLMSGIWSLGQTTVDLLHVLEREDNNLSSSFSGQSKRDWKTKLSALIAEDCLKNIKTSKACFVHPQETHRGIVDQAIEILVSDLADPPSIDTLAELCGISRRHLVRVFRQQTGKSIHGFLKDQRYRHAYDQVINTQWSMQQIALSVGVESAASFSTGFREKFGVSPSALRKRNASACN, from the coding sequence ATGGTTGATCTTTCCAACACTGATACTGTCAAGTTTGTTCACTCGCATGAGAGATTCTATTCAACTGCAGAGCACAGTCATGCAGACCATGCGATGATTCTGATACCCCGATCAGGTACGATGAAAGTAATTGACCAATTCTCGCAGCAGCATCGTTCACTGGAGCGCAGGTGCGCATATTACGTTGCGTCAGGGGTGCCTCATCAGACGAAAGCCATTCGCTCTGACCAGAAGCATTTCGCATTCTATTTGAATAAGGAATGGGAATTGTTTTTATCGGGCCACTTTGGCCTTGGGGCAGGGGCGGGTTTGATGTCTGGTATCTGGTCTTTGGGTCAGACAACTGTTGATCTTTTGCATGTTCTTGAGCGCGAAGACAATAACCTCTCTTCAAGCTTTTCTGGGCAGAGTAAGAGGGACTGGAAGACCAAGCTATCGGCGCTGATCGCAGAAGATTGCCTCAAAAATATCAAAACAAGTAAAGCCTGTTTTGTTCATCCGCAAGAAACGCATAGAGGGATTGTTGACCAGGCTATAGAGATACTTGTCTCTGACCTTGCTGACCCGCCTTCAATAGATACTCTTGCGGAGTTATGTGGTATTTCCCGTCGACATCTAGTCAGGGTTTTTCGTCAACAAACTGGCAAATCTATTCACGGGTTCTTGAAAGATCAAAGGTATCGCCATGCCTATGATCAGGTGATTAACACTCAGTGGTCCATGCAGCAAATTGCTTTGTCAGTTGGTGTTGAAAGCGCTGCTTCGTTTTCAACCGGTTTTCGAGAAAAGTTTGGCGTTTCCCCCTCCGCTCTACGAAAAAGAAACGCTTCGGCCTGTAACTGA
- a CDS encoding NADP-dependent isocitrate dehydrogenase, with protein MSKIKVKNPVVELDGDEMTRIIWDFIKNKLILPYLDIDLKYYDLSVQKRDETDDQITIDAANAIKEHRVGVKCATITPDEQRVEEFDLKKMWKSPNGTIRNIIGGTVFRQPIICSNVPRLVPGWTQPIVIGRHAFGDQYRATDFKVPGAGKLTIKFQPADGGEPIEHEVFDFPSSGVAMSMYNLDDSIKGFARACMNYGLSLGWPVYLSTKNTIMKAYDGRFKDLFEEVFQEEFKDKFEAAGITYEHRLIDDMVACAMKWNGGFVWACKNYDGDVQSDTVAQGFGSLGLMTSVLMTPDGQTVEAEAAHGTVTRHYRQHQQGKETSTNPIASIFAWSQGLKYRGEFDDTPEVVKFAETLEKVCVDTVEAGFMTKDLALLIGPNQKWLTTNQFLDKLDEGLKAAMA; from the coding sequence ATGAGCAAGATTAAAGTTAAGAATCCAGTCGTCGAGCTCGACGGCGATGAGATGACCCGGATCATCTGGGACTTCATCAAAAACAAACTGATCCTGCCGTATCTCGACATTGACCTGAAATACTACGATCTTTCGGTTCAGAAACGTGACGAGACCGACGACCAGATCACCATTGATGCAGCAAATGCCATCAAGGAACACCGCGTTGGTGTCAAATGCGCAACCATCACCCCCGATGAGCAGCGCGTTGAAGAATTCGATCTGAAAAAGATGTGGAAGTCGCCGAACGGCACCATCCGTAACATCATCGGCGGTACCGTTTTCCGTCAGCCGATCATCTGCTCGAACGTTCCGCGTCTGGTTCCGGGTTGGACCCAGCCGATCGTTATCGGCCGTCACGCATTTGGTGACCAGTACCGTGCGACCGACTTCAAAGTTCCGGGCGCAGGTAAACTGACCATCAAGTTCCAGCCGGCAGACGGCGGTGAGCCCATCGAACACGAAGTTTTCGACTTCCCGTCCTCGGGCGTTGCGATGTCGATGTACAACCTTGATGATTCCATCAAGGGCTTCGCACGTGCTTGCATGAACTATGGTCTGTCACTCGGTTGGCCGGTTTACCTGTCGACCAAGAACACCATCATGAAAGCCTATGACGGCCGCTTCAAGGACCTGTTCGAAGAAGTCTTCCAGGAAGAATTCAAAGACAAGTTCGAAGCTGCTGGCATCACCTACGAACACCGCCTGATCGATGACATGGTTGCATGCGCGATGAAATGGAACGGTGGTTTCGTTTGGGCTTGTAAGAACTATGACGGCGACGTTCAGTCCGACACCGTTGCACAGGGCTTTGGCTCGCTCGGTCTGATGACCTCTGTTCTGATGACCCCGGATGGGCAGACCGTCGAAGCAGAAGCAGCCCACGGCACCGTGACCCGTCACTATCGTCAGCACCAGCAGGGCAAAGAAACCTCGACCAACCCGATTGCGTCGATCTTTGCTTGGTCCCAGGGTCTTAAGTACCGTGGTGAATTCGACGATACCCCGGAAGTCGTCAAGTTTGCTGAAACCCTTGAGAAAGTCTGCGTCGACACTGTCGAAGCCGGCTTCATGACCAAGGATCTGGCACTGCTGATCGGCCCGAACCAGAAATGGCTGACCACCAACCAGTTCCTCGACAAACTGGACGAAGGTCTGAAAGCTGCAATGGCCTGA
- a CDS encoding sigma-70 family RNA polymerase sigma factor: protein MDTALRQELADLLPRALRFARSLTRDAVAAEDLVQTAYAKAVERIEQFEQGTRLDSWLYRIIQTSWIDEKRRDQRQGNVVSFEDARDSAVPGINHGGTDRMFLQAALASLAEEQRAALTLVLIEGYSYREAGDILGIPDGTVMSRVARARRTLAALHDDDGETRDQDSIYRGSS from the coding sequence TTGGACACTGCTTTAAGACAAGAGCTTGCAGATCTTCTGCCGCGCGCATTGCGCTTTGCGCGATCGCTGACGCGCGATGCTGTCGCGGCAGAGGATCTGGTGCAAACAGCATATGCGAAGGCGGTTGAACGGATCGAACAGTTCGAGCAAGGCACACGGCTTGATAGCTGGCTTTATAGGATCATCCAGACAAGCTGGATTGACGAAAAACGCCGCGATCAGCGCCAAGGAAATGTGGTTTCGTTCGAAGATGCACGTGACAGTGCTGTACCGGGCATAAATCACGGCGGCACCGACAGGATGTTTTTGCAGGCAGCACTTGCGTCCCTTGCCGAGGAACAGCGGGCCGCCCTGACACTGGTCCTGATCGAAGGGTACAGCTATCGCGAAGCCGGCGACATTTTGGGCATCCCTGATGGCACGGTCATGAGCCGCGTCGCCAGAGCCAGAAGAACACTTGCTGCTCTGCATGATGATGACGGCGAGACAAGAGACCAAGACAGCATTTACAGAGGTTCGTCATGA
- a CDS encoding zf-HC2 domain-containing protein gives MNKQLEDRDYVLLSAYIDGELTPTECRELEDRIAKCPAMTRQFNIMAGQSVVLRNQSERLLADRVYPQLSQDIEDILDQKKTPTKHFVTKSDVDARPRTVANNNTPIWTGIGAAAAVLLAFVGGNWFNETARDAAVGTLASNDAQMFSYSPVNNPLLDEQISMTLEETLSGDIRQVSLGLAENSGGTIKIEPLRTFRQGTRFCREYHVTFPADRLESGPDGFFGRACRTEDGQWETVYRLIPGVDLPDLGSSDETLPKQKL, from the coding sequence ATGAACAAACAACTTGAAGATCGCGACTACGTTTTGCTGTCTGCCTATATTGACGGCGAACTGACCCCGACGGAATGTCGCGAGCTGGAAGACAGAATTGCCAAATGCCCGGCCATGACCCGCCAGTTCAACATCATGGCGGGACAATCGGTTGTATTGCGCAATCAGTCTGAACGTCTTCTGGCCGATCGGGTTTATCCTCAGCTGTCTCAGGACATCGAAGATATCCTTGATCAGAAAAAGACACCGACAAAACACTTCGTTACCAAAAGCGACGTCGATGCACGCCCGCGCACCGTTGCAAATAACAATACACCGATCTGGACTGGAATTGGTGCTGCGGCTGCTGTCCTGCTGGCGTTTGTTGGCGGCAACTGGTTTAACGAAACCGCCCGCGATGCGGCTGTTGGCACCCTGGCATCAAACGATGCACAAATGTTTTCCTATTCGCCCGTCAACAACCCTTTGCTTGATGAACAAATCAGCATGACGCTGGAAGAAACGCTGAGCGGCGATATTCGCCAGGTCTCGCTGGGGCTTGCCGAAAACAGTGGCGGCACCATCAAGATTGAACCGCTCAGAACCTTCCGTCAGGGGACGCGTTTCTGCCGGGAATATCATGTCACGTTCCCGGCTGACCGTCTTGAAAGTGGCCCGGACGGGTTCTTTGGTCGGGCTTGCCGCACAGAGGATGGCCAGTGGGAAACAGTTTACCGACTGATCCCGGGCGTCGACCTGCCGGACCTTGGCAGCTCTGATGAAACACTGCCCAAACAAAAGCTTTGA
- a CDS encoding AraC family transcriptional regulator — protein MAGKFFLLTDFFPERSPGPTARQISQSAIDYPTTSAYHLFVFICRKQTPIGLHDPPDGQFSGYARRGTAMTYLQNHTILSSGDLDEVRESIKNLASRHDLDVKGHNAEFNARVAAVECDDISLMHVAFGNSRLTVESSEEDDDGLLLYIVTSGAGVAQHCGQELEFFPNAGFMRDLAAPVSATEDNFSAFVLRLSKDKLKNYTRSVVGEDVEINGLRFDPVIDPTTPGWNVFCNTVHYVAEALDGPLRELHNPIVTTQMKDILVAQCLSLLPNSYQDIVNGRTVTEVVPYYIKRARDYIHAHADKKLGLADISAAAGCGYRGLQKGFMDAFGMTPMAYLRVVRLKRVRAILKAEPYGKTVSEIARQWGFTHMGRFAQDYHREFGELPSETIRKHG, from the coding sequence TTGGCGGGGAAGTTTTTTTTACTTACTGATTTTTTTCCCGAACGATCACCAGGACCCACTGCCCGCCAGATATCTCAATCAGCAATAGATTATCCCACGACGAGCGCGTATCATCTGTTTGTCTTCATTTGCCGGAAACAGACGCCCATAGGGCTGCATGATCCGCCGGATGGACAATTTTCCGGGTATGCACGTCGGGGGACGGCAATGACCTATCTTCAAAATCACACGATACTATCTTCGGGCGACCTTGATGAGGTCCGGGAGTCGATCAAAAACCTTGCATCACGACACGATCTGGATGTCAAAGGGCACAACGCAGAGTTTAACGCCCGCGTCGCCGCCGTGGAGTGTGATGACATCAGTCTGATGCATGTCGCATTCGGAAATTCAAGACTGACCGTCGAATCCTCCGAAGAGGATGATGATGGCCTGCTGTTATATATTGTCACGTCTGGTGCGGGTGTAGCGCAGCATTGCGGGCAAGAACTGGAATTCTTCCCAAATGCGGGGTTCATGCGCGATTTGGCCGCACCGGTCAGCGCCACAGAAGATAACTTTAGCGCCTTTGTCCTTCGTTTATCGAAAGACAAACTCAAAAACTACACCCGTTCGGTGGTTGGCGAAGATGTTGAAATAAATGGATTGCGGTTCGACCCTGTGATTGATCCCACCACACCGGGCTGGAACGTTTTCTGCAATACAGTCCACTATGTCGCCGAGGCGCTCGACGGGCCTTTGCGTGAATTGCATAACCCGATCGTCACGACCCAGATGAAAGACATCCTGGTCGCACAATGTCTGAGCCTGTTGCCCAACAGTTATCAGGACATTGTGAATGGCCGCACCGTTACCGAAGTTGTGCCCTACTACATTAAACGTGCACGTGATTACATTCACGCCCATGCCGACAAGAAACTGGGACTTGCCGACATTTCGGCTGCGGCCGGATGCGGCTATCGCGGGCTGCAAAAAGGTTTCATGGATGCCTTTGGCATGACGCCGATGGCTTATCTACGTGTTGTGCGTTTGAAACGCGTCCGGGCCATTCTGAAGGCGGAACCCTATGGGAAAACCGTCTCTGAAATCGCAAGGCAATGGGGCTTCACCCATATGGGCCGATTTGCACAGGATTATCATCGGGAATTCGGCGAACTTCCTTCTGAGACAATCCGCAAACATGGCTAA